The Corynebacterium qintianiae genome has a window encoding:
- a CDS encoding Ppx/GppA phosphatase family protein, producing the protein MRLGVLDVGSNTVHLVAVDAHSGGRPTPMSDWKQPLRLVELLDADGAIEDKGVDKLVGAVQEAKDLSGNLKCEEFLAFATSAIRSATNSDDVLRRVEKKTGVELRILSGVEEARLTFLAARRWHGWSAGRITNIDIGGGSLEMSTGIEETPDLAVSLDLGAGRLTHQWFDTDPPERKKINLLRDFIDAELALPAEQFRALGETGLAVGTSKTLRTLARLTGAAPSSAGPFVKRTLTAPGLRQLIAFISRMTAADRAELEGINADRSHQIVAGALVAEAAMRALNIDKLEICPWALREGVILRWIDQGQKFEGES; encoded by the coding sequence GTGCGACTAGGTGTATTAGATGTTGGCAGCAATACCGTCCACCTCGTGGCGGTCGATGCCCACAGCGGCGGCCGTCCGACTCCGATGAGCGATTGGAAGCAGCCCCTGCGGCTAGTCGAGCTTCTCGACGCGGACGGCGCGATCGAGGACAAGGGTGTCGACAAACTCGTCGGCGCCGTCCAAGAGGCGAAGGACCTTTCCGGGAACTTGAAGTGCGAGGAGTTCCTCGCGTTCGCCACTTCTGCGATCCGCTCCGCGACGAACTCGGATGACGTGCTTCGCCGGGTGGAGAAGAAGACCGGTGTGGAGCTGCGCATCCTCAGCGGTGTGGAGGAGGCGCGCCTGACGTTCCTCGCGGCCCGGCGTTGGCACGGTTGGTCCGCCGGCCGGATCACGAACATCGACATCGGCGGCGGCTCGCTCGAGATGTCCACCGGCATCGAGGAGACTCCCGACCTCGCGGTGTCCCTCGACCTGGGTGCGGGCCGCCTCACCCACCAGTGGTTCGACACCGACCCGCCCGAGCGCAAAAAGATCAACCTGTTGCGCGATTTCATCGACGCCGAGCTGGCTCTGCCGGCGGAGCAGTTCCGCGCCCTCGGTGAGACCGGGCTGGCTGTGGGCACCTCGAAAACGCTGCGCACGCTCGCCCGCCTCACTGGCGCGGCACCGTCGTCGGCGGGCCCTTTTGTCAAGCGCACGCTCACCGCGCCGGGCCTTCGGCAGCTGATCGCGTTCATTTCACGCATGACGGCAGCGGACAGGGCGGAGCTTGAAGGCATCAACGCAGACCGTTCCCACCAAATCGTCGCAGGCGCGTTGGTGGCTGAAGCCGCGATGCGCGCCTTAAATATTGATAAGTTGGAAATCTGCCCGTGGGCGTTGCGCGAAGGCGTGATCTTGCGGTGGATCGATCAGGGACAAAAATTCGAAGGAGAGAGCTAA
- a CDS encoding phosphoglyceromutase — translation MSNGKLILVRHGQSKWNESNQFTGWVDVDLTEKGEQEAVNAGKLLVEKGIAPDIVFTSLLRRAIRTANIALNAADRHWIPVVRNWRLNERHYGKLQGLNKAEIRAEFGEEQFMTWRRSYDTPPPELEDDNEYSQANDPRYANLPQVPRTECLKDVVERFLPFYEDVILPEALQGKTVMLAAHGNSLRALVKHLDNISDDDIAGLNIPTGMPLVYEIGERGAVLNPGGTYLDPEAAAAGAAAVANQGNQK, via the coding sequence ATGAGCAACGGAAAGCTGATTCTGGTCCGGCACGGACAGAGCAAGTGGAACGAGTCCAACCAATTCACGGGCTGGGTCGACGTCGACCTCACTGAGAAGGGCGAACAAGAGGCTGTCAACGCCGGCAAGCTGCTCGTGGAGAAGGGCATCGCGCCCGACATCGTGTTCACGTCGCTGCTGCGCCGCGCGATCCGCACGGCCAACATCGCCCTCAATGCGGCCGACCGCCACTGGATCCCGGTCGTGCGCAACTGGCGCCTCAACGAGCGCCACTACGGCAAGCTCCAGGGCCTGAACAAGGCTGAGATCCGCGCAGAGTTCGGCGAGGAACAGTTCATGACGTGGCGCCGTTCCTACGACACCCCGCCGCCGGAGCTCGAAGATGACAACGAGTACTCGCAGGCGAACGACCCGCGCTACGCCAACCTGCCGCAGGTGCCCCGCACGGAGTGTTTGAAGGACGTTGTCGAGCGTTTCCTGCCCTTCTACGAAGATGTCATCCTGCCCGAGGCGCTGCAGGGAAAGACCGTCATGCTGGCCGCCCACGGCAACTCCCTGCGTGCACTGGTCAAGCACCTGGACAACATCTCGGACGACGACATCGCGGGTCTGAACATCCCGACCGGCATGCCGCTGGTCTACGAGATCGGTGAACGCGGCGCCGTACTGAACCCGGGCGGCACCTACCTGGATCCCGAGGCGGCGGCGGCCGGGGCCGCAGCGGTGGCGAACCAGGGAAACCAGAAGTAA
- the mshA gene encoding D-inositol-3-phosphate glycosyltransferase produces the protein MRVAMISMHTSPLEQPGTGDAGGMNVYVVNIARELARRGVVVDIFTRATRPSQGEVVHVREGLRVVNIVAGPYEGLAKEDLPTQLAAFAGGILQFARAERAVYDLIHSHYWLSGQVAWLLADLARVPLIHTGHTWAAVKNAHRSHADEPEGEARRICEQQLVDNADSLVVNTEDEILELARHYDVDPSKIAVVTPGADTDLFTPGTNRNTEVARRQLGIPLNANVIAFVGRLQEFKGPQVLLRAVGELVRRDPNRDVRVVVCGGASGSGSTVDHYRVLAREEGIARRVRFLGPRPPEELVSVYQAADIVAVPSYNESFGLVAVEAQATGTPVIAAHVGGLPLAVADGETGLLVSGHNPSAWADAFEELLDDDDRRIAMGEAAVAHAGRFSWAVSAAALSRVYEETLSTFVPGSSEREPFGG, from the coding sequence ATGCGCGTCGCGATGATCTCCATGCACACGTCCCCGCTCGAGCAACCGGGCACTGGGGACGCCGGCGGCATGAACGTCTACGTCGTAAACATCGCGCGCGAGCTGGCGCGCCGGGGTGTGGTGGTGGACATATTCACCCGAGCCACCCGTCCGAGCCAGGGGGAGGTGGTGCACGTCCGCGAGGGGTTGCGCGTGGTAAATATCGTCGCCGGTCCGTACGAGGGGCTGGCGAAGGAGGACCTGCCGACTCAGCTCGCCGCCTTCGCCGGCGGCATTCTCCAGTTTGCCCGCGCGGAAAGGGCCGTCTACGACCTCATTCATTCGCACTACTGGCTCTCCGGTCAAGTCGCGTGGCTGCTGGCGGATCTCGCCCGCGTGCCGCTGATCCACACCGGGCACACGTGGGCGGCTGTGAAGAACGCACACCGCTCTCACGCCGACGAGCCGGAGGGGGAGGCGCGGCGGATCTGCGAGCAGCAGCTGGTGGACAACGCGGACTCGCTCGTGGTCAACACCGAAGACGAAATACTCGAGCTGGCGCGGCACTACGACGTGGACCCGTCGAAAATTGCGGTGGTCACGCCAGGTGCCGACACCGATCTGTTCACACCCGGCACGAACCGCAACACCGAGGTCGCTCGCCGCCAGCTCGGCATTCCGTTGAACGCGAACGTCATCGCGTTCGTGGGCAGGCTGCAAGAGTTCAAGGGCCCGCAGGTGCTGCTCAGGGCCGTGGGTGAGCTGGTGCGGCGCGACCCGAACCGCGATGTGCGGGTGGTCGTGTGCGGCGGGGCGTCGGGAAGCGGGTCGACGGTCGATCACTACCGGGTGCTCGCGCGCGAGGAGGGGATCGCACGGCGCGTGCGGTTCCTGGGGCCGCGCCCGCCGGAGGAACTGGTGTCGGTGTACCAGGCCGCGGACATCGTCGCGGTGCCCAGTTACAACGAATCCTTCGGCCTTGTCGCTGTGGAGGCGCAGGCGACCGGCACCCCAGTGATCGCGGCGCACGTCGGTGGTTTGCCCCTCGCTGTCGCGGACGGTGAAACCGGCCTTTTGGTCAGCGGTCATAATCCGTCCGCGTGGGCCGACGCTTTCGAGGAGTTGCTTGACGACGACGACAGGCGCATCGCCATGGGTGAGGCCGCGGTTGCACACGCCGGCCGGTTCAGCTGGGCCGTCTCGGCGGCCGCCTTATCGCGGGTGTACGAGGAGACCCTGTCCACCTTCGTGCCGGGCAGCTCGGAGCGGGAACCGTTCGGTGGGTGA
- a CDS encoding response regulator transcription factor produces MTTILIVEDEESLADPLAYLLRKEGFEAVVAPDGQTALEEFSANAIDLVLLDLMLPGMSGTDVCKKLRAISAVPIIMVTARDSEIDKVVGLELGADDYVTKPYSTRELIARIRAVLRRGPEVVEEEEESDDRVLEGGRVRLDVSRHTVYVEGQPVAMPLKEFDLLEYLMRNAGRVLTRGQLIERIWGADYVGDTKTLDVHVKRLRTKIEVAPSRPTQLVTVRGLGYKFEA; encoded by the coding sequence ATGACGACGATCCTCATTGTCGAAGACGAAGAATCCTTGGCCGACCCCTTGGCCTACCTCCTGCGCAAGGAGGGGTTCGAGGCGGTCGTGGCCCCGGACGGGCAGACCGCGCTCGAGGAGTTCAGCGCCAATGCCATCGATTTGGTGCTGCTCGATTTGATGCTGCCCGGGATGAGCGGGACCGACGTGTGCAAGAAGCTCCGCGCTATCTCGGCCGTCCCGATCATCATGGTCACGGCGCGCGACTCCGAGATTGACAAGGTTGTCGGCCTTGAGCTGGGTGCGGATGACTATGTGACCAAGCCGTACTCCACACGAGAGCTCATCGCCCGCATCCGCGCGGTACTGCGCCGCGGCCCCGAGGTCGTGGAAGAGGAGGAAGAGTCCGACGACCGCGTCTTGGAAGGCGGTCGGGTCAGGTTGGACGTCTCTCGCCACACGGTCTATGTCGAAGGACAGCCTGTGGCGATGCCGCTAAAGGAGTTCGACCTGCTCGAGTACCTCATGCGCAACGCGGGCCGGGTGCTCACCCGCGGACAGCTCATCGAACGCATTTGGGGCGCGGACTACGTGGGCGACACAAAGACACTCGACGTCCACGTCAAGCGTTTGCGCACCAAGATTGAGGTGGCGCCGTCGCGCCCGACCCAGCTGGTCACCGTCCGTGGCCTCGGTTACAAGTTCGAGGCCTGA
- a CDS encoding sensor histidine kinase, which produces MSPAVAFVLGALLAAAAVALARWVGRRGQGASLPEPEEHHVSTMSQVLHLAIQGSTTGFLVVNRTGRVIMSNPRAHEMSIVHGRTVNPTVMETARDVFDDLETRTIDLDLPKRATGSLVRSVRAVVKPLTLTDTSFVIVYGTDESENVRMEAARRDFVANVSHELKTPVGGVSLLAQALLQDPGDPEMVTYFGEKLLKESHRMGDMITDLISLSKLQGAEALPEMAPVRVDDVIDDAIQRNQVTADNREIELTRSARTGIKVLGDRALLTAAVSNLVSNAVNYSPNNQPVTITQKIVRDSVVLIRVTDRGIGIAPEDQKRVFERFYRVDKARSRSTGGTGLGLAIVKHVVANHGGNIKLWSRPETGSTFTIELPIYTPETQVAMGEREAEKPSAPSGPAGMRVAARRKEREKQ; this is translated from the coding sequence TTGTCACCTGCTGTAGCTTTCGTCCTCGGCGCCCTGCTCGCCGCGGCTGCGGTCGCGCTCGCCCGCTGGGTGGGGCGCCGCGGCCAGGGTGCGTCGTTGCCCGAGCCCGAAGAGCACCACGTCAGCACGATGAGCCAGGTTCTGCACCTGGCCATCCAGGGCTCCACGACCGGTTTCCTGGTGGTCAATCGAACGGGCAGGGTCATCATGTCGAACCCCCGCGCCCACGAGATGTCCATCGTGCATGGCCGTACCGTCAACCCGACGGTAATGGAGACCGCACGCGACGTTTTCGACGACCTCGAGACGCGCACGATAGACCTCGACCTGCCTAAACGGGCGACGGGGAGCCTGGTGCGCAGCGTTCGGGCCGTCGTTAAGCCTCTCACCCTGACCGACACGTCGTTCGTGATCGTCTACGGCACCGACGAGTCGGAGAACGTTCGCATGGAGGCCGCCCGCCGTGACTTCGTGGCTAACGTCTCCCACGAGCTGAAGACTCCGGTCGGTGGCGTCTCGCTGCTCGCCCAGGCGCTTCTGCAGGATCCGGGGGACCCGGAGATGGTCACCTACTTCGGTGAGAAGCTGCTCAAGGAGTCCCACCGGATGGGGGACATGATCACAGACCTGATCAGCCTGTCCAAGCTGCAGGGCGCCGAGGCGTTGCCCGAGATGGCGCCGGTGCGTGTCGACGACGTCATCGACGACGCCATCCAGCGAAACCAGGTCACCGCAGACAACCGCGAAATCGAGCTGACGCGCTCCGCGCGTACCGGCATCAAGGTGCTGGGCGACCGGGCCCTGCTCACGGCCGCAGTGTCGAACCTGGTGTCCAACGCGGTCAACTACTCGCCCAACAACCAGCCGGTGACCATCACTCAGAAGATCGTGCGCGACTCGGTCGTGCTTATCCGCGTTACTGACCGGGGAATTGGCATCGCCCCAGAGGACCAGAAGCGCGTTTTCGAGCGTTTCTACCGCGTGGACAAGGCCCGGTCCCGATCGACAGGCGGCACCGGGCTCGGCTTGGCCATCGTCAAGCATGTCGTGGCCAACCACGGAGGTAACATCAAGTTGTGGTCGCGGCCCGAAACGGGTTCCACCTTCACCATTGAGCTACCGATCTACACCCCCGAGACCCAGGTCGCGATGGGGGAGCGTGAGGCGGAAAAACCCAGTGCGCCCAGTGGTCCCGCCGGGATGCGGGTGGCCGCGCGTCGTAAGGAAAGGGAGAAGCAATGA